The nucleotide sequence TTAACTTCCAAAATCACGGACTTGGCGTGCCGGGCATAGGTCAGATTGTTGCCAACCGAAGTCGTTGGCAGGATGGAACCGTCCTCATAAATAGCAGCCACCTCAATAACAGCAATGTCCACTGACGGTAAAAAGCCATAAGCCAGCAGTTCGGCAGTTTCCCCCAGATGAGGATCGGTGAACATCACGTCGCCGGTATTAATTTTTTTGCGCAGCAGGGGATCGGCTTGAAAGGGCATGCGTCGGGCGATCACATCGGCCTCGGCCAGCAAACCGTCCAGATTGTGGCCCAGTGATGCTCCGGTCATTAAATTTATTTTCAGGGGATTCTTTTTTGCTTTTTCAACCAGAGCTTTCAATGTGGCTTTGGCATCGCCTGCTTTGGTGAATCCGCTGGCGCCCACGACCATTCCATCCTTGATAAGTTCAGCAGCTTGTTCCGCAGATATGATTCTATTTCGGTACTTTTCGGCAATGCGGTCGCGGTGCATGGAGCGTTCTCCCAAGTGACGTGGTGAAGGAACCAGTGTCTCATCTTGACATGGTTTTTCAAGCGGGAAGTCTTTTGTTGCTGAACTGAATACGTATTAATAAAAAACTGAAATCTCCACCTATGTGCGATATTCCATGGGTTGCTATTATATCAGCCATGAACATAACCAAGACTCATGGTGCCTTTGTTCTTTCGCTGTTGATTTTGACCGGGTGGAATGTCGGGTGCTCTCCGGCGGCAAGTTTTCATGCGCAGGGGGTGTCGGATGTGGGGAATGCTTTGGCGCAAGCCTCGGTCACCTGTTTGGCTCCTGCAGGGGTGTCGGCAAGGCCTTCCACCATTGAAGACGTTGTCGTTCTGATAAATTCACTGCCAAAGCCCGTCACGCTCAGTTGTTTTTTGGAAAGCCTGGAGCGACCCTTGAACATTACTTTGACCAACAGTCAAATGAGCGCGCAACCGGCGGCAGGCAATCGCAGTCCGCGCGTCTTTATCCTGAACGAAAAGCTTTATATGTCGGTGGTTTCCGAAGGACGGGGTCGCGACTATCTGGAGTTGAGCTATCAGACGACGGCAACGACATCGGTGAAGGCTGAGATTGAGTTTCCCATCATGCAATCGATTTCCAAAAGCAAGCCCTACAGCGGTGTGCGCTTTGGGAACGGTACAAACTGCAGTTCTTGCCACCGCGCTGAAAAACAGATCGGCACCATTGAGGGCGCACCCATGTTTGAATCCTGGGCCTATCAGCCGGATAAAGAGACCCTGGTGGACTTGCAGCAATTTGAAAATGAACTGAAGATCTGCAATTTTTCCAAAGAACCTGAACGCTGCGAAATTATCAGGGCCGTCCTGGGACACGGCGAAGTGCAAAGTCAGGATTTTCCGAAAAGCATGTATTTTAATTTTTCGGTGTGGTGATTATAAAACGCGTTTAAAGGACCGTATAAATCACTTCCAGACAGGTCTCACCATGCTGACGAATTTCTTTGATTTTAAAAGCGGTGTCGGTTTGACGGGCGAAAAGCTTTTTGCCCTGATTTAAAAAGACGGCCACCGTTTGAATGTGCATCTCGTTCAATAGACCCTGGTCGTAAAATTGCCCGGCCAGATCACCACCGCCCACAATCCAGATGTTTTTTCCCTGAGCTAATCTCTGCATTTCCTGATGATGGCTGGCAACGTCGCCCTGAACAAAGCGAATGTCAGCGCCGGCGTAAGGTTTAAGGTTCTGATGGGTGAAGACAAAGCAGGGGACTTTATACGGCCATTCTTCAGCATGCTGTTGCATCCACTTGTAGGTCGATGTACCCATGGCGAGGGCACCCACGGTGTTTACAAAGGTATCTATGAAGCTGATATCCGTGGGGCCATTTTTAAACAACCATTCCAAAGAGTCGTTGGGGTCAGCAATATACCCATCCAAACTAGCCGCAGTGAAATAAATGGTCTTCATCATTGATTGATAACATCCAGAATCTGGTTGTTGCCGTTGATTTTAAGTTTCAACGGCACGCGACCTTCCTGAGACTCTGTCAACAAGTGCAGTTTCGATTCAGGAAAGCTCATTAAATTCTTGATGATCAGAAGCTTTGGCAGACCCACTAGCTTAACCATGGCTTCGTTTTCAATGGCTTCGACGTGTTCAACCACGCCGGTCACGTATAGTTGTGAAGACGCGCCGGCGCTGACCGTGGCGTTCGCCTGTGAGGTCACAACGTTGAAAGCAGTGAATAGAACTACGATTAAAAGATACTTCGCCATAATTACCGTCCTAATCCTTTTACTTGAGATAAAATTAACTGATTATGTCCATAAACGTCTTCCACAAAACGGATAACACCATCCGAGTTCATTTGGGAAGTTACAGGTACTAAATAAACCGGCATGGGTTCTTTCAGATCCACACGGGTTTCCTGATCGACCAATTGGCCTTCTTTAACCACGAAGTTTTCAATCTGCGGTCGGGACCATTGCGTTCCGGCAAGAAGGTATTCGGCCAGATCCAGCGGTTTTTCCAAACGCACGCATCCTGAGCTGCGCAGGCGCTGGGCTTCGCCGAACAAATCGCGCTGGTTCGTGTCGTGCAGATAGATCGCATAGGGATTTGTCATCATGAACTTTACAACACCCAATGCATTGTTATAGCTCGGCTTCTGTCTGATGTAAAAATTCACGCTCGAAGACTTAATCGACTTCCAGTTAATGCTGGTGGGGTCAATGGTTCTGCTGAAATCAGCGGTGTACACTTCAAATCTGTTGTCTGTGAAATACTTGCGAATGCCTTTTGTGTCGAGCTTCTTCAGGATTTCAACCTTATCGTTCAGGAATACCGTGGGCGGAATGGTCCATGTCGGGTTCATCACCAGAAATGTGATACGATCCCGCAGTGTCGGAGTTTTTCGTTCCGCGGTGCCATTGATCGCTTTAAAGCTCATCGAGACATTGTTCTTTTTGTCCGTCATCATGAAGTGTGAAAATGCCGTATTCACGAAAATATGACGGTCTTCAAGATTCTGTGGGAACCAGCGCAGTTGTTCCATGTCCGCCTGCAACTGACTGAGTCGATCTAACAAAGACACGCTGAAGAACTTCCAGGTGCGACCGCCGGGTGAAATCACTCCATCCGGTTTCATTTTAAGGTTCATTTGAATGTCGTTGATCGCAATTAACATGTCCTGATCAAAAGTGTCATTCATGCTGTCGATGCGATAGCCCAGCTGACTCAGACGTTCCTTCAGCTTGATGATGACCGGATCTTTTTTACCCAGGGACAAAGGCTTTTTGGCCGGGGTGATTGTTTCCCACAATCCGGTGTCCTTTAATGGATACAGCTTTTGCATTGCCATTTTTAGGGACTGATAAACGGAAAACTGCGGGGCCATTTTATCAAGGGCCTGTCTTGCGTTGCTTTGGCTGCTCAGGACGACAAGGCGAACTTGTTCGGCCGTCAGGAGGTCCTTCTTTTTGACTTTGATATCTGAAGCCAAGCCCGTCGGATTGACCGAGCCGGCATAAACATCGCGCAGAGCCTTCACATAGACGGCCAGAATCTGACGTCGGTCGAAGTCAGCATCCAGAGTTCCGCGCAGGAAGGACTGCTCAAGATCGCTGCTCCAATAGACCGAGGGATTCAGTCCATGCTGCCACACAGACAACAGAGCTTCGCGGATGGAAGCCGCACTAAGGCTGTCGACAGCGGTTAGATAATCAATCGCACCGGGACCCTGTGTGGGCACCGCTGAAAAATAGGGAGGACTTTGAGCCTTCGCCGTCGAAAGCCCGCCTGCCAAAATCAGGGATGTGATCGCAAGAAATAAGCGAACAGGTTGTGTATCCATTTCCAGTCACCTCGTGGCAACGGGTACTACAAGAACTTTGCCAGCGCCGGAAAGAAACTGAATGTGATTTGGATACTATTTGAGAAATATCTTCATATCAGGCTGTCAGGCAGTGACACTTCTGGTGCCTCGCTCAGTCGCTGGACAGCCGGGGTCAGCTCCAGGCGGCTTATAGTTCTTCTAAGGTTCTGTGGCGTAGGCATAAGACTGGCAAGGGTGTTTAAAGCCTTATGAAAAGACTGTTAGTGCTTCTTTCACTTCTATTGATCAACTGCCAGGAAAGCCCGGAAAGCCTTCAAGGGACAGCCGTGGATTCGGCACAAGGGCAAGGGATTATCGGTGGGGCGACGGTTCCGGTTCAAAGTGATCTGTCGCAGATGGTTGTCAGCGTGCGGACCTACTACAACACCCGTGTTGAGATTATTAACGGCCAGAAGGTCGAAATCAATGACGTGTTTCAATGCACGGGAATTCCACTGAGCAGACAGCTGATTTTGACGGCGGGCCATTGTCTGATGACTCCAGATGGGTATTTACGCACGGTCGAATTTAAAACCAAAGCCGGAGAGCATCTGGCCTATGCAGAAGAAACGTTCGTTTTGCCTGAACAGTACAAAGCCGGAAATCAGGATTTTGATTTTGGGATTTTGAAGTTAAAGAAACAGCTGCCCCAGGACATCATTATCACGCCCCTGATGGATCACTCGGTGGGGGACTTGCGCTCTGTTCTTGCGGCCGGTTATGGGCGCACCAATGGCGTCTGGTCTGATATCAAGGGCGATGGTGCTAACACCCTGCGGTCGGTTCAGTTGAGGGTGTCAGCCTTCTCAAAAAATGAAAACCGTTTCCGTGTCCAGCAGACCCAAGGCAAAGGTTTTTGCCAGGGGGATTCTGGTG is from Bdellovibrio bacteriovorus str. Tiberius and encodes:
- a CDS encoding dihydrofolate reductase family protein gives rise to the protein MMKTIYFTAASLDGYIADPNDSLEWLFKNGPTDISFIDTFVNTVGALAMGTSTYKWMQQHAEEWPYKVPCFVFTHQNLKPYAGADIRFVQGDVASHHQEMQRLAQGKNIWIVGGGDLAGQFYDQGLLNEMHIQTVAVFLNQGKKLFARQTDTAFKIKEIRQHGETCLEVIYTVL
- a CDS encoding L,D-transpeptidase family protein, with translation MDTQPVRLFLAITSLILAGGLSTAKAQSPPYFSAVPTQGPGAIDYLTAVDSLSAASIREALLSVWQHGLNPSVYWSSDLEQSFLRGTLDADFDRRQILAVYVKALRDVYAGSVNPTGLASDIKVKKKDLLTAEQVRLVVLSSQSNARQALDKMAPQFSVYQSLKMAMQKLYPLKDTGLWETITPAKKPLSLGKKDPVIIKLKERLSQLGYRIDSMNDTFDQDMLIAINDIQMNLKMKPDGVISPGGRTWKFFSVSLLDRLSQLQADMEQLRWFPQNLEDRHIFVNTAFSHFMMTDKKNNVSMSFKAINGTAERKTPTLRDRITFLVMNPTWTIPPTVFLNDKVEILKKLDTKGIRKYFTDNRFEVYTADFSRTIDPTSINWKSIKSSSVNFYIRQKPSYNNALGVVKFMMTNPYAIYLHDTNQRDLFGEAQRLRSSGCVRLEKPLDLAEYLLAGTQWSRPQIENFVVKEGQLVDQETRVDLKEPMPVYLVPVTSQMNSDGVIRFVEDVYGHNQLILSQVKGLGR
- a CDS encoding trypsin-like serine protease, with translation MKRLLVLLSLLLINCQESPESLQGTAVDSAQGQGIIGGATVPVQSDLSQMVVSVRTYYNTRVEIINGQKVEINDVFQCTGIPLSRQLILTAGHCLMTPDGYLRTVEFKTKAGEHLAYAEETFVLPEQYKAGNQDFDFGILKLKKQLPQDIIITPLMDHSVGDLRSVLAAGYGRTNGVWSDIKGDGANTLRSVQLRVSAFSKNENRFRVQQTQGKGFCQGDSGGPAFARIKGQTYVVGIASKTTRSSGEPATADTERCTDEGIYINVQKQFGMILELARSLTPVQD